Sequence from the Phragmites australis chromosome 6, lpPhrAust1.1, whole genome shotgun sequence genome:
TTTCAATAGAAAAGCAAACTATCAATGCattaaattgaattttgatggcTCTCTCAGTCATACTAaattttccttgagttcaagaAATGCAACAAAACAGAATACCTACAACTGTTCCCACACTTCCCATATCAAAAACCAAATCCTACCTCATGTTTGGAATCACGAAGAACTAGAACAGTTATTGGAGTAGATGTCAGTTCAATAATCTTTGATGAACGAGTTTATGTTATAGTCATTATTCACCATTTACATATTGTTTTCCACACAGAATTTGGGAAGTGACACCAATCTTTTGGCAGATTGCTCTTTTGGCATCATAGTGAATATTTAAAAGAGCAAATGAAGAGGCAAGTACCTACTCCTAGATTGTTTCTTAGGCCGTTGAGCATCAATCTTTTTTTCTCATCACTATGGGTTTGTATGAATTTCAGTAACGTGCTTCCTGTACAGCAGAATGACACTCTGTTTCCATAGGCCTCGTTCCACTCTGTGGTGTGTgcatagttattgtaatatcaTATACATATTGACAAGATTGGTCTAACAGAATATCAAAATTGAGATGATCATTGCTAAAGAGTAGGTAAGTGCCTATATAAACAGGCAGATCATCTAAATCTAATTGTTCCATGCATAAACATTTTAAACCACATGTTAGCCCGAATTGAGCAGCAATTGGCTCTGCATGCAGTTGGAAACTTCGGTATTTTCGAcgatatatataaaaaatggaTGGTTAAATTTTGTCTTCATGAACTAAGGGATACATCTTATAATTCATAAAATGGAACTACTGTCAATGAGACTGACAGAAGAAGCTATTTCAACTCTATCAATCATATCAGCCAAGCGTACCTGCCATGACGCGTGTCTTCACACTGAACATGTTCCAGCACATTGTCACTGCTGTGGCTGCAACAAGTTTCTTGCGATGGCAAGACTTCCATGCTTCTAGAATCCGATCTGCCAAAATCTCAACTGAAGCAAAGGAACAAGGAAATTCAGTCTTACACATCAAAGGAGCCATATAGAACAAAGGAGGTAGTCTCAGGAGAGGCAAGGGAATCACACCTCTTTTATGAATTTGACTTGAATAACAGCTATAAAGCTTTGGGAGTGTAAAACTGGTGAAAAATGCTGCAGTTTTCATCAAACAGAACATGATATTACAATGCAGTCAAGGCATATACTGATCTGCTTGTTCTTTGTGCATTGAGGTGTACCTGTAGCTAGAAGCCTCCAGACTGTAATCAGACTCCCATATTTAGCACCAAACAGAAGAACAGGTAATACCTAACAATTCAGCAATCACATATTTCTAAATTATTCAGAGAATACAATGTCTCTTCCAGTACTGCCAAAATCATGAACCGAATTTGAGGCCTACTTTGAGAGTCATCAGTGGTTCACCGGAGAAGATCACTTGTGCCGTAGATATCATGGAGTTTGCAATCGGCAGCACAACTCGGGAAGCACGAAGGACGTCTTCTTCAGTCAATTGGAagctcctccctctctccacctgCGGCCTGTTACCCAATTGCAAACTCATATTAATTTGTCTGACTCAATTATTCAAAAGGACAAAGAAATCAAATTATTAGTCAATCATACCTCTGAGGAAcggaatctttgaagaaagctAAGCCCAATATCATAACACCAAGGTGACAGAGAGCAGAGATCGGGCTGCAAATCATCACCCAAAGCTCAGTACGAAATAGTACGAGATTACAACGAACAAACATACAGAAAATCAGGAATTTCAGGTAAAAGAGTATCGAAATTCTCATGCCTGAAGTTGATCTCTCTGGAAAATGAGCACGAGAAGAAGAACATAGATCCAAACCCGAACCATAGTGCTGATTTTGCCACATTCCTCCACATCACCAACTCAACTATCCTTTCCCAGAGAGCTTCCCACCCAGAATGCTCCACGAAGTCGGTTCCTGTGTCTCAAAACAGGACAATTACAGTGGAGtgcttagaaaattttaaatagaTAACCTAAAAAAATCAAGCGCAGGAGAATATTCAGAACAACGATTTCTTCAAGACACGGGGGACATTTGGAGCAATGATTTATGCGAGAATAGCAGTCCTATAAGCGAAGCGAAGGGATTGAAAGATCGTTTTGCTCACCACGAGCAGCATCTTGACAAGCCGAGACCAAAGCCAAGCTTGTATCCTCCtcgttcgccgccgccgccttgtcCGCGGCCGTTGCAGTTTTCGGGGCCGCTCTGGTGGACTTCCTCCTGCGGGCCCTCCTGGCGGCGTCCTCCTCGTTCTCGACCTCCTTCTCCAGCCTCCGCCTCGCCCGCCGCGCGTTCCTCGGGGAAGCCAACGCGGGCGCCGCGCACTGCTCCCCCGCCCcgcgcctcctccgcctcggcGGCGTCGGCGTCCCCGCCGCCACCATCTCCAGGCTCTCGTCCACGCCCCGCGTCCTCAACCGGTGTCGGCTCCGAGAGCTCAGGGGCGGCGGGGACAACAGGAGCAGGTCGTGGAGCGAGTGCCCGGACACCTGcaccgacggcgacggcgagggggTCCTCATccccttcgccgccgcctcgtCCGCCACGGTGTGGTGGTACGGCGCCGGCGACAAGGGGTCCGTGGCCATGACCTCCATGTGTTCGACGATTTGCTTCGCTCTCTGCTTTGGTCGGTGTGGTGGGTCAGGGTCTCCCTGCCGTTTAGGATGTTTCGGCCCGAGGGGGTTCAGCTTTGTTAAGGACGTGGGAAAGCAAGAGCGCAGATTTCGAGGGCCCACGTGTCAGTGGGCGCGCGTGCGGAATATAGCCGTTGGGGGAGGCGGCCGTGGGGTAGGGGGTTTTCGAGCGAAAAATCAATTATGTTTCTGCTAACTGGTGTGTTCAGTATAGTATCTTGTTTAAAATTTAATAGCATTATTTCCGAGCATCTCATTTCTGATTTTTCTTAATACCAGGGCCGGTCTGAAGGGCGGTCGAGCAGTGCGACCGTCTCGGATCTCTAAAATTCAAAGACCCCGGTCTCCAAAATCCAAAAAcccatatgtatatatatactgtgtatatcgttccaaaagcaaactgaaaaaattagatctgaacgatttatatttaataatagaaCCATATTTTTAATGGTACCCTGAGCCATCGAAATATCAGAATGACCTGATAATATCAATACAGAACTATCATGATGACACTGAATAAGGCATATAGGCTGCCTGAATTCAAATGATGGGACAGCAAGTCTCCGATCTTGTTCTGAACTCCAATGTTCGTGCATTGATGAGTTCTAGAATGTGGGATCACATTGTGATAGAGGGAAAGGTTTGGCTACGTATGAGTATAATATGACATGAGACTTGTAGCAGGGAGGAATTAAGTAGCATCAAGAAGATATAATCTCAATTCTACCATCGGATACCTGGAGCCCATAGGTGCATTTTAGTGAGAATGCATGGATGTGGTCTTAGTTTTTTCGGAGTCTATAATAATGCACTAAAACATTAACATTTTTCATTAGAATTAAGCAATCTTACTCCAAAAAAATATTCCAGTTTCTATGCGACTTGACTTAATTTCTGAGAATTATTCAACTGTCTGAAAGATCCAATATCTTGTTTTTATCATCGATCTGTTGAAGTGTAAATAAAAGACCCAATGTAATTATGTGCTTCTCACCAATAACATAACGATAGTTGATTGAGTGGAATAAATCTTGTCCATTGTTGCGAGGATGATGCCAAAAAATTCGCAATCGGAGTGATCGATGAAGCAGGGTGTCCTTTTGGATCTGTTGAGTGCTGACACGAACATACACTTCTTTTTTGGGTGCGGTTGCAGTGAGGGAATATATATGGACGAGGCTGGGATGAACCGAGAAGAAATAACATTGTTGGTCAAATACTTAACAATTGTGAAAGACAGCACAAAAGTTTTTTCAGTCCTTTTAGTCAAGGAATTACAGCAAATTCGCTCCAGTCAcgctgacatggcatggcttAATTACAGAgctcatatacatatacatatccatatatatacataggataaacagtagctacagtaacTTAAACCTAAAATTGCTCCGATTCTTGatcctttaatatatgtaatagataaTATACTAAAGAGCCACTTATGTTATTGGTGATGAGTCATAACAGACATGggtgactagtcatcagtgacgcattCGGGTGACAGGTGCAAGACACGTCATTTATGTATACATAACATAATATCGTCACTTATCATTGTCTCTCATGTACTGGGAAGAAATATATAAGTGAAAGGTAACTTCTTCACTCATCATTTATGTCgtaacataagtgacagataactagattactcgtcacttatatcttTCACCCATATATTGGGGAaagatataagtgacgagtaatctAGTTACACATCACTTTTATTATATATAAGTGACTGGTAATaaggttacctgtcacttatatgaACACGTAAGTGATTAGTAACAAGGTTACTCATTATTTATATGTAGCTTACCCGGTATGATTGTATTGTTTCCTAGCTGTATCCTAAAGCATAGCTAGAATTTGGTAGTCGTCTTCTCCTTGCAAACAACAGTAATGCATCCAAATCTATATGGACAAACACAGTTATATAAGAACTCGTTTCATCACAtaatcacaaaggttacaaatTACAGTtaattcattatagaatcacaaacATTATAAAGtttcgatcaactcatattacataagacctcacaactTAAGAATTCTAGAGTGAAACTCAccatgtgggttgatgacttcaaacACCATGAATTTAGCGATCTATCGTCGAATCTCCGGGAGTGCACCGTCATCGAAAAAAGCTAAAATTCCTGCATAATTTAACACGTAATCAATGttatgttatcatggaattaaactaattactgaaattagttacgaataatctcgtattgaacttacatcaggggatttgatatccttcatgcggAGCGTGAAGAGCATGTTCCacacaacatagaatccgcagacGTTTCCCGGTGGTTGCTAGTTGCACTgctaaaaagaaaatttattgttaaatcaaaagaaaaatagcaaaagagagTATTCGGTAATCTATTTGGTAACACTTACAGCgaacccggtcttgtgtgtcattCTATGGTCATCTTTCGAGTTGTAGTTAGGTTGAGTTCGAAAGTACTTATCAAAAGCCTTGCATAAAGAGGGACCGATTAGAGAGCAATTGAATgttaaaaaagttaaatatgtaaactaaatCAGACAGAACTTATGTGACGAGGAGTTATTTTACAACATTGTAATCACGCTATCTAAGTTTTCCTTTTGGTGCTACTagtcttgacgagtcgaggtatcacaccaagttccactttAGATAAATAACCAGTAAGATTCAATGTCCACCAGTGTTGTGGGTGCCCAATAGATAGtatattttggaatattgttgcattaccaTAACCATATGTTCACAACctagtcggggtgaagttggatgaccgaaaatgtaatggccttagggtcaagaaatgcgatgggcacattgttcttctttgtttctttcatcaagtgtctacaaataagaacatagttagattcaagatttaatggtattaattaatgaatatacAATtttaagggacttacaatgtgaagatccataATAACGATACGTCCAGACCATCAAAATTAAAGAGGTCATATAaatcattgaaacccacaatgaagtagtcATCGTCATTAGTTAAGAAGTGGTGTTGTTTTATCAATGGATTGAGCATTGCTGTTTCTAGCAGCctacatgtagtaattatgtagGTCGACAAATGTTTTTCCCACCCTTGCTAGGTCATCTACCCTCATCAAGGGCTTTCCGTATTGAAATTTTGTattggcactagtccacgctgctCCAATATCCGTGGACTTCTTCGTCGGTACAATCGTATTCGACATCATTGGcatgtgcttcttagagcctttcttcttggcttccttttccttcttctttgggctctttgggggagacgAAATTAGATCTAGAAGCAAGGCTACCGGATGTAGAGGAGAGGGCAGTGAAACCAGCTTCTCTGGAGGATGAGAAGacagtgaagctgccttctttGGAAGTGAGGGGCGCAATggtggtgcacttgaagctcgttCAGACTGGGATGCATTGGACACCACGATAATATCCCTCTTCCACAAGATCatttgacgaagagcttcacctagagttgttacttcatcattggggagagctccaacacgtgatctatggtattgctatgtaccatgtccatcGTAACCACGACATAGCCATCAcatatcgggaccgtatgtaagatacaaacatttagatgcacctggccctttgcaacctcgatgagatacccaccaggcctgattacaaggctgcagggcgtgagcccttctagcaggtcaatcgtatctGGCTCAGTCACAGCAGCAGCTACTTATTGATTGACCTTCTTGGAGGCGCAACTACTCTTCCCTGTAGCTCCAAGGCTAGCTTCATGTGGCATAGAAATCTCTATTTCCTATTATGCAAGTTGCCTCATGATCCTTGCATAAACTTTCGGTTGATATCCCATGTAATTGCATCCATGTTTACTACAGACCTCTTTCTattcttgtacatcccgaggTCTTcaggaaagccgtatttccagccctaagAACTTGATACATCTCACAC
This genomic interval carries:
- the LOC133922240 gene encoding reticulon-like protein B17 isoform X1; translation: MEVMATDPLSPAPYHHTVADEAAAKGMRTPSPSPSVQVSGHSLHDLLLLSPPPLSSRSRHRLRTRGVDESLEMVAAGTPTPPRRRRRGAGEQCAAPALASPRNARRARRRLEKEVENEEDAARRARRRKSTRAAPKTATAADKAAAANEEDTSLALVSACQDAARDTGTDFVEHSGWEALWERIVELVMWRNVAKSALWFGFGSMFFFSCSFSREINFSPISALCHLGVMILGLAFFKDSVPQRPQVERGRSFQLTEEDVLRASRVVLPIANSMISTAQVIFSGEPLMTLKVLPVLLFGAKYGSLITVWRLLATAFFTSFTLPKLYSCYSSQIHKRVEILADRILEAWKSCHRKKLVAATAVTMCWNMFSVKTRVMAAFVSLVILRYNQKYRKADMNQEVESCQDEQGQKMEMDD
- the LOC133922240 gene encoding reticulon-like protein B17 isoform X2 yields the protein MEVMATDPLSPAPYHHTVADEAAAKGMRTPSPSPSVQVSGHSLHDLLLLSPPPLSSRSRHRLRTRGVDESLEMVAAGTPTPPRRRRRGAGEQCAAPALASPRNARRARRRLEKEVENEEDAARRARRRKSTRAAPKTATAADKAAAANEEDTSLALVSACQDAARGTDFVEHSGWEALWERIVELVMWRNVAKSALWFGFGSMFFFSCSFSREINFSPISALCHLGVMILGLAFFKDSVPQRPQVERGRSFQLTEEDVLRASRVVLPIANSMISTAQVIFSGEPLMTLKVLPVLLFGAKYGSLITVWRLLATAFFTSFTLPKLYSCYSSQIHKRVEILADRILEAWKSCHRKKLVAATAVTMCWNMFSVKTRVMAAFVSLVILRYNQKYRKADMNQEVESCQDEQGQKMEMDD